The Mesorhizobium sp. M1D.F.Ca.ET.043.01.1.1 genome contains a region encoding:
- the rplF gene encoding 50S ribosomal protein L6: protein MSRIGKKPVSLPQGVTATVNGQTVTAKGPKGELKFVVNDEVLVKMEGSEIAVEPRDQSKTARSKWGMSRTQIVNILQGVKDGFEKKLEITGVGYRAAMQGKNLQLALGFSHDVVYETPQGITISVPKPTEITVSGIDKQQVGQVAAEIREYRGPEPYKGKGVRYADERIVRKEGKKK from the coding sequence ATGTCTCGTATCGGAAAAAAACCCGTTTCGCTGCCGCAGGGCGTGACCGCGACCGTCAACGGCCAGACCGTGACGGCGAAGGGCCCCAAGGGCGAGCTGAAGTTCGTGGTCAACGACGAAGTGCTGGTCAAGATGGAAGGCAGCGAGATCGCTGTCGAGCCGCGCGACCAGTCGAAGACCGCGCGCTCCAAGTGGGGTATGTCGCGCACGCAGATCGTCAACATCCTGCAGGGTGTCAAGGACGGCTTCGAGAAGAAGCTCGAGATCACCGGCGTCGGCTATCGCGCCGCCATGCAGGGCAAGAACCTGCAGCTGGCGCTCGGCTTCAGCCACGACGTGGTCTATGAGACGCCGCAGGGCATCACGATCTCGGTACCGAAGCCGACCGAAATCACGGTCTCCGGCATCGACAAGCAGCAGGTCGGCCAGGTCGCCGCCGAGATCCGCGAATATCGCGGTCCGGAGCCCTACAAAGGCAAGGGCGTGCGCTATGCCGATGAGCGGATTGTCCGCAAGGAAGGCAAGAAGAAGTAA
- the rpsH gene encoding 30S ribosomal protein S8: MSLSDPLGDMLTRIRNAYGRKKSSVSTPASRLRARVLEVLKSEGYIRDYSQTDFDNGKSEIEIELKYFDGAPVVREIERVSKPGRRVYVSAKSIPHVANGLGIAILSTPKGVMADHEAREQNVGGEILCQIF; this comes from the coding sequence ATGTCATTGAGCGATCCTCTCGGCGATATGCTGACCCGCATCCGCAACGCCTATGGCCGCAAGAAGTCGAGCGTCTCGACCCCGGCCTCGCGTCTGCGCGCCCGCGTCCTCGAAGTGCTGAAGTCGGAAGGCTATATCCGCGACTACAGCCAGACCGACTTCGACAACGGCAAGTCGGAAATCGAGATCGAGCTGAAGTATTTCGACGGCGCGCCGGTCGTGCGTGAAATCGAGCGCGTCTCGAAGCCTGGCCGCCGCGTGTATGTCTCGGCCAAGTCGATCCCGCACGTCGCCAACGGTCTCGGCATCGCCATCCTTTCGACGCCGAAGGGCGTCATGGCCGATCACGAAGCTCGCGAGCAGAATGTCGGCGGCGAGATCCTCTGCCAGATCTTCTGA